AATGCAAAGCatagaaaatgaaagcaacattttctccctcacttttaattttctaatttaGTGGTCCTCCTAaaaacaggattaaaaaaacagaaacaaagtgCAAGACCTACTGTTAACAAGTGTGCCAAAACACCTGCTTTCTGTGTTTTCTAAACAGAACACGTTTTCATTACACCTGATTACTTTCCTAATAACCTAAATTTACATGTGTAATAGTGCATCCAGTAGGGGCAGGTGTTTCTGAGCCCACACCTCGCAGCTAAAGGATCACAGGAGGAATGGCACAGAGAGATCCAAAAGTGCCCAAGAGAGGTTCAAGCTGACTGTGTTTGGGCAGGATTATTTGCACCCAAAGTTCTCTGCAtctgcccccagcctggagttcacagaaacaaaatgagCTCCCCCTCCTGCCTCTTCTTCTGCCCTCTCTGATCAAGGGagaatcacacaaagcaaatgACAGTAGAGAAATGCTAAGACCTGTGGGGCACCCGCAGGATGGCTGGCACCAGGGCTCATTCCCTCCTCTGGCTGATGGAACTCAAACCCAGGTTTGGTTTGGATCAGTTCCATCTGGGATTTCAGGAGCAAACATCTCTGTTTGGACACAAGGGATTAACAACCTGTGGtcctgtgtcccagctgtgggCTAAAAGACTCCCATTATTTTCCTTGGATATGTTCAGGGCCAGATTACACAGCACTAGGAGCAACTTAGTCCCatggaagttgtccctgctcatggcaggggcacggaatgagatgaactttaaggttCTTCTCAAGcaaaaccattctgggattctatgattctgtgaagagTCAATCCTgcataataataatttaaaaaattaatttaaaaggcatttaaaaaaagtGAGGTTTTTCCTGAATTAGAAGCTTGAAACAGGACAGCACATGAGGTATGGCAATGGCTGAACTATGCAGCACATGTGCTCTTGGCCCACAAATGCTACCAAAGACATTTGACACATGCTAGTAAATTATGCCATAATCATCTCCCAGCAccagaaaaagggggaaaatcaCACAGGACAAGGAAGCCACTCAGTGGCTCTCCCGTTCACCAGCTATGCTGACAATCTAAGCactataaaaatgttttttagcTCCTCGTAGCAAGATCCCCCCCCAAACTACTATTTATGGTAGCTGTTAATATGTTTTCCTCAAGAGGCCAGGAAGGCACACCAGTAAGTGTTTGAAGATGTACATACCAGGGAATCAGAGAGAAGCAAGGGCAGGAACAGAAATCAGAGGGAACCAGACACAGGACACGACAATGCGCGACTGCAAAGCCCAGAATTCCCAAGGCAGGCTCAGCTTTCACAGCAAGCGCACGCTGCCTGCCGCAAGTGTGAGAAGgcacagctaaaaaaaaaaaaaaaaaaaggagagagaaaccTAAAGCCTGAAGCTGCCTAAGCTCTGCCTGAGCTGCCCTCACCAGAGACTTTCGGGGAGTGCATCAATACAAGTTCCAAGGATTTTCCAAGGCGAGTTGAAGGAGCGGGGACACACCGTAACAACTCAAAACATCCCGGGCAGAGGAGCACGTACCCTGTGACAGCGCCCACAGCCAAAAAGGCTCTTGGCTTCACTCCCTTCGTGCCCCGGAGCACACCTGGAGGTGACCGGCCCTGCCACCGACACTGCCTGTGGGCATCCCGCTCCCCCTAgagctggctcccagcagggcgCACTGGCACCTCGGAGATGCGAATTCCAGTGCTTGGGAGCCTTGAGATGTCGCTGTGACGCGGCTTGTTCGAGCAGATCGTCCCTGGCAGCGACTCAGCGCCCAAATCCTACTCCACAAGCCCTGCACAGGATCTCCTACACCTTtctgggccaggagcagctAGAGGCTGCCTTGGCCCACCCgagccagccccactgccagctcagctcaCACCTCTGGATGGTGTTTGTGCCAAATTATTTGACCCTCAGTGGCGGGGTGGGACACACTCTGTgtctgcccctgtgcccctcgATGCTCCGCTGctgacagagcccagcccggcccgggggtCTCCAGCCCTGAGATCCCTGAAGCACCCTAAGGGACCCTTCAGCTCTGACATtagttcatttttctttcctcacctGCTCCATAGGAAATCCTCTTCCTCTCACTCGTGCTCAAGGCTGCTCCTTCCAAGCCATGGATTCGGGAGTGCAGGACACACACAAATCCTCCTGGGGGATGTGGAACAAGGCATACGCCTGCGGTAGGGGTGACTGCAGGGTGAAAATGGATGGCAAGGCTTTTTTCCTCTCACAAGGTCGTTGGATGTCTCCAacccagggagctggggggcagtgccagctcactGCACTCCTCACATcgcccttcccagctccatgtgGATTTGCACCTCCTCTGAAGGCGGAAATTGCCTGGAAAGGAACCTAGGAATCCTCTTCATCCTCTCAGGTttctggtttgctctctccagcactgcagcagtaCCTCTGAGGTGGCtgaacaggaaaacagaaacaggaaaaactctcccccaaaaaaaaatcaaattttaaatttaaaataaatattggcCACATTCTCAGGCCTTTAGTCCCCTGCTGCTGAGCAAGTCCCATGAATTCCCTTAAAGAGGAGTGTCTGACAGGAatgggcagtgcctgctggaTTCCCCaaccctgctctccctgtttcaaCTGCACAACTATGTTTTAATTATTACCACAACAGCAAAACATCAGCTTTTGAGGGTTTTTCCccaaaaagatgaaaaaaaaagattaaatcaATACCTTGTTTCCTCTGAGGGCATGCAGGGGCACCAAGACCAGCACATTTGCTCCTCCGTTATCTGCCTGGGCTAGCATCTGCAAAGGCTCCGATTCCATCAGCTCACGGAGAGGAGCTGAGCACAAATCACTGGGattctgtccctgcacagccagacAGCCCAGCTGGAAGTGAGGGGAGTGCAGGACACACCTGCCCCAGAGTTGGGATGGCCCAGGGCACAGTTTGGAGGGCACAGCAAAGGAAGCACACCCATCCCTTCAGCTCTGCTTCACCCCATCACAACTTGTTTTTCCCTTCAGGAGAAGGGAATCGGGCACAGACAAGGCAAGAGATCACACAATCGGGTTATAAAATGAAACACAACAGCTTTATTCCAGCATCCCCGTCCCATGGAGCAACACGTGTCCGGCCAGGGGCTGCCAGAGGGATGACAAAGGCAATGAACCACAATCCCAAAGGACACAGCCACACTCAGATGCGGAGGGGAGGCTGATTATTGCTGCCAGACGCTGGCAGGGCTCATGTCCTGAGGGGCTCTGCCAACCTGAGCCCACCCGGGCTCCTATTAAGGCTTCACCGGTGAGGTTCGATGCTACCAGTGCCTGCACGAACAGCAACACTGCTAAACACCCACTGCAAACTCCGTGTGCACTGCTACTATCACGATGGAGAAACAATTCCACATCAGGGCCGCAAGGATGGGGGAAACACTTCCCAGGAGACCAGCAGCTGTAACAGCACTTATTGCCACATCGCCACGCTcgctgaaaaacaaaaaccttgcTCCCTGCCTCTGCAAATGTATTGAGAGTGATAAAATAAATCAGCAGCAAAAAAGGTTGGACGAAACCGGCGGGCACCTGGGGGCCACAGGCATCCCTATCCCGTGGGGATACCTGCGGGGGGGCTCCTCCAGGGAGCGGGAATGCCCCGGCACTGGGGCAGAGGTATTTCAAAGCAGGCATCCAATCCGTGCTcggaaggacaggaggagacTCGCTCCTCCAGCTGTCCAGGGAAGAACGGGAGAGACCGCCAGGGGCGGGCTGCAAGCAGCCACCGTCCCCGGCCTGCGACCCCCACAAAACACATCCACACATCCATTATTGCCAACAAAGGGTCTGGAGAGCGCCCCGCACCACAGGTAAGGCGGCAGAGTTCGCAGGGCTTGGTCTCTGGCTTTAACCTGCGGAAGGCAAGAGCTGGCTTCcgagagagggagagggacagaCCTGGATGCACGGTGCCTGAGGTATGGTCAGAGGAAAAAGTGCAGCAAGAAGGAGATGcgagaaaaacaaacaaaaccgCTAGGCTCTGAACATCTCTCTCGTGTGAAAATGATTGTCGAAGGAGTCACTAGTGAAAACAAGAAAGCATGTTCGCTGTAGAGGTACCTTCCTACTCAAGGTCCCAACAACAGAACGCTCACCCGAGGTCCCGTCCAGTGCTGGAATTCACGGCAGGAATTCTCCTTGGCACGCCTCCGGGGATGGCGCCCGGTCCGTGCGGTGAAGAGACGATCCAATCCCGGCCCGGGAGGCTCCCGGTGTCCATGTGCGGAGGGAGACACGGGTCCCCGCGGCGGGGTCACCCCCGAGCTGCCCGGTGCGGCCCTACCCGAAGCGGAACTTGAGCCGGtagcgggcggggccggggctcctgcgcggcggggccggggcgggccgggccttgggcggcggcggcggcttcTTGTCGGGCAGGGCCACGGTGAAGGCGAGCTCGGGGGGCTGCGGGTGCCCGAAGCGGGGCAGGAAGTGCGTGGAGACGTGCTGAGGCCGGGCGCGGGGGCTGCAGCCGCGCTTGGCCTTGCCGCGCTTGTTGAGCGCCACGTACCACGGGCGGCCCGAGCGGGGGCTGCGGTGCACGGCCGAGGCGTAGGTGTTGTAGCTGTTCTCCTGGAAGCGCTCCCGGAAATGGCAGTCCACCGTGAAGCGAGCCTGCGGGGACACACGGGGGACACCGCTCGCAAGGGCCggggggcagctgtgccccagcgctcccgggctgggctgcctccccAAAGCCGGCCCTGAGGAGCGGCTGCAAATATGGAGCACCGGGCACCTGACTGGAAAACCCCCGATGGAGGTactccaggagctgcttggcACCCAGGTTTGggctttcctggggaaaaacatcccaaagccaaagagcagagcccagcactgcacctgtgtgcccacagccctggaaTCCCCGTCTGTAGCACCTGGCAGCCCCTCCCAAATGCTCTGCCACACTTTAACCTGGTGGTGAGCACCGTGCCCGGTGCCCCAAGGgtttccccagctccattccacAGCAACACCTCCAAACCTCGGACACAGAGGagatgctgagctctgcagctcccaaacCGGCCACCCAGAGCAAGACCCAACCCCCAGCAGGGCTTTGTAAGCACAAGGGAAGTGTTCAAAAGCCCAGATTTAACCCAAGAAGCTGAGCCTTACAGCACAAGTGACAGAGCCCACAGCCTGCCACGCTCATTTCGCCTCATAGCACTTGGATTTAGGCCTTCTTCAGCTTGCTGGTCCCAAGGGACACCAACTCTGTGACTCATTTCTGCTCTCCCCATCTTCCATACACCCTGCTGTCTGCCCCGTGCACAGGCCTCCACCTTCCCCAGCAAGGCTTTGCTGACCCTtggtgctccctgcagccccagtgctccGGCAGGACATCCCACATGCCTGGGAAGTGCATCAGCAGCTGCCTCACCACGATCCTGTCAGACTTGCCCACCTCCTGGCCTCTCAGCTCATCACTgcagtgctccagcctggaaaacccacttttttccccacacagggcagggggagcagccaCATCACATGGCTGGCACTGGAgttgctctgcagagctccagagctgaCCTGGAGTCAATTAAATTTCCAAACCCAGTTGAGCAGAGATTTGCCCCAGCCAGGAATGCAGCTTggtggcagctcctgggaaaagagaattACCTGGACAAATCTGTCCCCCCGGGGTCCATGCTGGACAGGCACACAACCCCTCCCACCCTCTCCGTGCTAAAAATGGCCAAACAGGAGAGCGAGGGTTTACCAACGAGGAAAAAGCCATCTGTGCACACAACTGATAATTGCCGGGATAACTGTCATCTTCCGAAGCTGGCGCCTCTAAAAATGAACCACTCGGTAATTTAATTAAGctggcatgaaaaaaaaaaaaaaaaaaaaaagaaaagaaagagaagaaggaggaggaggaggagagcgcCTGTGAAACACcgagctgggatggagcagagcccgaGAGCAAGTTTTGGAGGAGCCcagatccctgcaggaatgAGTTTTGCCTGCGGTTCAGCGTGGAGCCTCCAGCCTGACTCCCGTATCAAGGCTCTGCCCTGAGTGACAGGCACAGGACgtgctttgtgctgctcagcactcattAGGCCATGAAATAACCCCCgtcctgccagcacagcaaagaACAACAGATGCTGGGTTTGCATTATTGGCATTGTTCAGCCCAGCAATCTCGAGACATTTGGGTCAAGTTTCTACAATTCTGCAGCTCTCACCCGAGCGGGGCACCGCATGTCCTCACCCCTGCCCTGACCCTCCAACTGAGGTCCCTCTCTGGCCCTGCCCTTTGTGTGTCAACAATTAACCATGCCCCAACGAGGCTTGATTTAAtttctgcctgtgccagggcgTAAATCAAGGCTGCAGCTCAGATAAGAGGCCATTGTACACCAGaggggaaggctctggagagTCCAGCAATCTCCTCTCcatcctttccctctcctcccgctctgcccctctgctctcacCTCATGTTTTTTCCTCCACAGAACCATTCCCCTTCTCCCTTAGATCCCATTCATGCTCCTAGGTGATTTCTTAAGAGAAGCAAGCACATGCTCACCTAAGCATCATAGGCTGTAGGAGCAACACACCAGAAAGGCTTAAGGGAGAGAGAGGTGAGTTCAGAAATCCCCCTGGAGGTGATCTGCGGCCTCGGGCAGCGCAGGCACATCCGTGACATCCGCCCTGCCACCGGGAGGTTTGTCTCGAAGCTGCGGGGTGGGTAacagccttttccttttccctagCCCTCAAGCCCTGGCCGGGCTCCCTGGGAAGCACCCTCAGGGATGAAATGCTGCCTTACAAATGCCCCTACATGCACACACACCTTTCAGAGGCACCCACTTGGGTGCAAGCACTGGGGCTCACTGTGTTCGCCTAAACGGTCCCTGGAGCTGACAGCAAGAAACAGGGAAGCAGCATCCCGAGGTTGGAACCAGCAGCAAACTCAGCTTATGGATTCCTCCGAAacagagagctgggaaaagcaTCATGAGACCTGCAGGAAACCTCAGCCTTCAGGCCAACACCCTGCAGAGGAAGGTGACCGAGATTTTCCCACCCTGGCCGCAGCCCGGCCCTCACCTGCCCCAATTCCCGGTGGccaagggcagagccagcccgagccgcggcgctgccggcgccaCGCGTGCTGCCCGCCGGGAGGAGACATTTGGCCAAACCCTTCTGCGAGATCTGCGGCAGCTAAAAATAACCCGGCCGTGCTCGGGGAGCCGGCTCTGCTGATGCACACCGCGCCGGGCGCGCTCCGCACACTGTAGAGCCCCGAGCAGGAAGGTGGGCTCGGAGGGCTGCGGCTCCACCTGTCCCTCGGTGTCTGGTGGCGCCGGTGCCGGCGCTTGGGAGGTGTCACAGAGCCTTTAAAATGCACCACACATACTGgtaagggggggggggggggttacTTACACTTGCATggagttttcctttttttgacaTCGCTAAAAATTTGTTGCTGAAAACTCCTCGTATTCCTACAATCCCCTGAGACACagcaaatatttccaaaatacCTAGGATGACAGAAATCCCAGAATAAATCACAGTTCTTTCCACATCGGcgtgacagagaaaaaaataaatacaacttAGTCTGACAGGTTTGCATTTCCTCTCCCACgtccctgctccttcctcagctgcctggctccacccagctcctgctccatccctctgcctccATCTACTCTGGGATGGATAcgagctgctggctgggactTGGAGGGTTTTTTAAAGCTCCATTTTGGGGCacaattcctggctgggctgtggtaGAACAAGTTCACCCCTGGGGAAACCACCTATACCAGCCTGCTGGGATCAGAGCTGCCCATGCCATGGACACTGCACTCGGGAAGTCTGGGTCCCACAAGCCAGCTGGGACTGGAGGCACCCTCACAGCCCAGCCATGGAAATAATGCGACTTTTCTGAGCGTGATGGGGGCTCTGGCCCCTGATGGGGCACGCAGGACCTGCAGCTCATCCGACACAGGAACTGCAGCCTCCGAgcatccctcagcagcagcatcgACATGTCACCTCCCCGGGTGGTGCGGGGTAACTCGGGCACAGGGCCGGGTGCCCCCGAAGCCCTGCCAGCTGGGGGGCACCAGCACACCCCCAGAGCACCCCTGGCACCCCGAGGAGCCGGCActgccgccccgccgcagccTCAGGGGCTCCGTGGCCGCGGCCCCAAAGGGAGGAGCCCGCAGAGCATCTCGTCCAGCCCCACAGGGCCGTGGGATTAACGTGGTGCCGGGAGCCGCCGCGAGGCCGCGCTAAATCCCCCAAGGCTGGGTGTCGGATCAAGGCTTCCCACGTTTATTTTAAGGAGGAAGAACATCCCCCTGAGGCACCCCAGTCCCAGCACCAAGGGCCTGGGGCACTTTGGGGGGGTTACAAGCTGCCACAGGCCAcggggctcagcagccccaccGGAGCAGGGCAAGTCCCTTGTCAAACACCTGCCTGTCCCCAagggcaccccaaaccctcctgccCTTTCGGGGTGGCCCTGCCGCCATGGCAGACACGCTCCTGTTTGTTGGGGTTGCCCGGGGTCAAGCCCCATTtcccagaggccaaaggccaGGTTTCCCTG
This sequence is a window from Melospiza georgiana isolate bMelGeo1 chromosome 5, bMelGeo1.pri, whole genome shotgun sequence. Protein-coding genes within it:
- the FGF5 gene encoding fibroblast growth factor 5, which translates into the protein MSPSFLLLLLLLALPARARREQVPGGAQRGRNAPASSSSSSSSSAAAAGPSRFPRSRPDRRRGRLYCRVGIGFHLQLHPDGRVDGAHDASPLSILEIFAVSQGIVGIRGVFSNKFLAMSKKGKLHASARFTVDCHFRERFQENSYNTYASAVHRSPRSGRPWYVALNKRGKAKRGCSPRARPQHVSTHFLPRFGHPQPPELAFTVALPDKKPPPPPKARPAPAPPRRSPGPARYRLKFRFG